A portion of the Gigantopelta aegis isolate Gae_Host chromosome 10, Gae_host_genome, whole genome shotgun sequence genome contains these proteins:
- the LOC121383789 gene encoding uncharacterized protein LOC121383789: protein MGIVDLDEDTSFMYNIDGSHVFVAPRKYVTKLPGSATVINNKKWYSVGDVSGHYYSCRISRDDSYLLVGYHGVQDYQLSSSPFLTKTSLASSIAFGPARSRLNAKPYLISDSGIAYGLVWRPSTQTNKFLKVKLNSENEITGAILFGTSCPTKLTLKFYLEYKTVWESSSHVTKQYSTVPESYLDVFIHPHFNATVIELHITEESICEGFQWDLTGRLTVL from the exons ATGG gtaTTGTGGATTTAGATGAAGATACAAGTTTCATGTATAATATTGATGGCTCACATGTGTTTGTCGCTCCTCGTAAATACGTGACGAAATTGCCGGGTTCTGCAacagtaattaataataagaagTGGTACTCTGTTGGTGATGTTTCTGGACACTATTATAGCTGTCGTATCTCAA GAGATGACTCTTACTTATTAGTTGGCTATCATGGTGTACAGGACTATCAGCTGTCTTCATCACCATTTCTCACAAAAACATCTCTAGCCTCAAGTATTGCCTTTGGTCCAGCACGGAGTCGACTTAATGCTAAACCTTATTTAATAAGTGACTCGGGCATTGCCTATGGATTGGTCTGGCGACCCAGCACCCAAACCAATAAGTTTTTGAAG gTGAAACTTAATTCAGAAAACGAGATAACTGGTGCAATTCTTTTTGGTACCTCTTGTCCGACCAAGTTAACCTTGAAGTTCTATCTAGAGTATAAGACAGTTTGGGAATCCTCAAGTCATGTCACTAAG CAATATAGCACAGTACCAGAATCATACTTAGATGTTTTTATTCATCCACACTTCAATGCCACTGTCATTGAACTGCATATTACAGAAGAGTCTATATGTGAGGGCTTTCAATGGGATCTAACTGGACGTCTTACAG TATTATGA